One stretch of Oncorhynchus clarkii lewisi isolate Uvic-CL-2024 chromosome 3, UVic_Ocla_1.0, whole genome shotgun sequence DNA includes these proteins:
- the LOC139402412 gene encoding TSC22 domain family protein 1-like isoform X3, producing MNSPYYTTVAMDLGVCQLRNFSISFLSSLLSTDSSPVRLDNSSSGASVVAIDNKIEQAMDLVKSHLMYAVREEVEVLKEQIKELIERNSQLEQENSLLKTLASPEQMAQFQAQTQTGSPPTSTQPPAQAPTLPLTQPSHNSGPSA from the exons ATGAATAGTCCGTACTATACAACAGTGGCGATGGATCTCGGTGTTTGCCAGTTAAGGAATTTTTCAATCTCGTTTTTATCTTCGTTACTGAGCACGGATAGTTCACCTGTCAGGCTCGACAATAG TTCGTCAGGAGCCAGTGTGGTGGCCATAGACAACAAAATTGAACAGGCTATG GACCTGGTGAAGAGCCACCTGATGTACGCagtgagggaggaggtggaggttcTGAAGGAGCAGATCAAGGAGCTGATTGAGAGGAACTCCCAGCTTGAGCAGGAGAACAGCCTTCTGAAGACCCTGGCCAGCCCAGAACAGATGGCTCAGTTCCAGGCCCAGACCCAGACAggctcccctcccacctccacccAGCCTCCAGCCCAGGCACCAACCCTACCCCTGACCCAACCATCACACAACTCTGGACCCTCTGCGTAG